The window GGCGCTTCGGTCATACGCGGAAACATACGTGCCGCAGATTCTTTCCGGACATCGGGGAATTCCCCGAATGCTGCGAGTCGTCTATCCGAGAGGCTCGCAAGGCGATGCGCGGGCTATTCCCAGCGCCCCGTGCGGCCAAGCAGCCAGCGGGTGAGAGAGGCGCGATTGGTCACGCCGACCTTCGCAAAAATATTGTCGCGATGCTTGCCGACGGTGCGTTCGCTGATGCCGAGAATTTGCCCGATTTCCATGTCGGTCTTTCCTTCGGCGATCCAGCGGGAGACTTCCTCCTCGCGCAATGTCAGCGCCCCCACCGCGCCGTCGACGCCGCGGGCCTCACCACGGCGCTCGCCGCTCGCCCGGGAATACGTCGTCAGCAACGTCGGCATGAGGCGCTGCGCAAGCGCTTCGCCGTCCTCCGGCACGGGCGTCATCCACCAGCCCACCCAGCGAGTGAGCGGGTCCACCCAGCCGAGCGCGAGGGCCACGCCGGCCTCGCTGCGCCAGACGATTTCCCCCCCGGTGCCGATCGCGGGGAGGCGCAAAGTTCCATTCCAGGCAGCCATGCGACGGTGGTCCGGCGCGCCCTCGATCCAGCGTCCCTCCGCATCCGCCTCGACCCAGCCGCGCGCGTTCAATCGTTCGCCACGCGCCAGCAATTCTCGCGAAAGGTCGCCGACGGATTCCGCTCGATGGAAGGCCTCCACCGTCTGCAGCAACCATTCATAATCCTCCGCTGTGAGTTCCATCCTATCCGCCACTAATACGCATTTTCAGCCTAGGGCGAAAATACGCCGTTTGGCTTATTCACAATTCCTAGGGCTCCCCGTTACATCCCATGGCCATGCGGGAAGATCGTTCGGGAGGTAGAAAAATTGACCAGTTTTCGGGTCGCAATTCCCTGTTTTTCACTGATCGAACGATGACGACGCGAGCTGTCGTTCCGCCCGTTGTCGCCGTCGATCCCTCCGCCGAAATTCCCACTCATTCTCTTCGAAAAAAAATCTCCTGCTCGCTTTTTTAGACGTTTCATGGCCAGCCAGAGGATTCCCCAGACGTATTCCCCCCTTGTCAGCCTCGCCGGCGATGCCGCGGACGGCGCTGCCACCCACGGGCCCGCCATCGGCCTCGTCGAGAACACGGCCGAGGCCATTCTTGCCGATCTCGAAGCGCTCGCCGGCCGCGCTGGCATTCCCTCGCTTTCCGGTCTGCCTGGCAATTTTGAAGTGATGCCCGTCGCCGGAATGCAGCCGCTTTATCTTGCGGCGAAGAGCCGTAAAACGGTGGTTACCGCCTCGCTCCGCACGATCGAATCGAACGCTCGCGCCTTTTGCGCCGCGGCGATCGATACGCTCCGGCCTCGCCTTGGGGAGAGGCGAAATGGCGATCCCGAGGCGTTCGGGCTCGAGGCGGGCGCACTTGCCATTCCCGCGGGCATCGCGCCGCTGCTCGCCGAAATTCACGCCCATTTTCTTCAGAATCCGTCTCACGAAAATCCCGACGCCGGGATCACCGCAGCGCACAGCGCCGCGTGGCGCGAGGCTCTCGCCGAGGCGCGCAAGGCCTCCAACGAAAGCAATGCCGCCTGCGGGCAGGCGAAGCTTGCGCGCGATACCGCCCAGGCCCGGCTTCATGAGCGCCTCGGAAATCTCGTCGTCGAGCTTGGCCGGTTGCTCGCTCCGGATGACTCCCGCTGGTATGCGTTTGGCTTCGATCGACCGGCCGATGGCGACCGCCCCGGGCCGATCGCGAACCTCGTTCTTACTCCCGGCTCCGCCGGCATGGTGCTGGCCGATTGGGATGACGCGCGGCGGGCCGACCGATATCGCGTCTATCGACAGACTCCGCACGAATCCGCGCCGATCGCCGTGGCTAATGCCGTGCTCGAAAGTGAATACACGCTCACCGGGCTGCCGAGCGGCCTGGTCGTGCGCATCAGCATCGTGCCCGTCAACGAGGCGGGCAGTGGTCCCGAATCCACCCCCGCCGAGATCCTTGTGCCGTAGAATTTCCCCGGTGGTGCGGTGAAACAGCCGCCGTCCTCCGCAAGGGGGGCGGCGGTTGATGGGGAAAGAAGATTGCCTCGCGGGGTAGGGGATCGATCACGGCACGACCACGTAGACCGTGGTGCCGCCGTAGAAGACCGGCTGATAGTAGACGCCGCCGACGTAGTAGCAGCTCACGCCGTGGTAAACGACGGTGGTGGCCCCGGAGGGAACCGTGCGGATGTAGGTGCCGGGCAGCGGGGCCGGCCGGGCGACGTAGCCGGCGCCGCCATAGCGCGTGTAGGCAGCGCCGTTCGCCGTGACGGCTCCCGCTCTGTAGCGCCCGGCGTAGGCGTCGACATTCGGGCCAGAGTAAGCGCCAAAACGCGGGGTGGAAACCGCGGTGCGACCCTCCGCGCCCTGCGCGGCAAACCCGCGAGGACCCACGTAGGCTTCGCCGCCGCGGGAGGTGTGGTAGGCGGTGCCGCGCCCAAAGGATTCGCTGCTCACGCCGTAAGGACGGGCCTCGGCGCGAGAGACGACGAAGAGGAACGCGGCGCCGGCGAGGGTCAGAAGAGCCGGGAGAGTTTTCATGATTTTCACGGGAGGAGGCTAGCGCGTGGTGGCGGAACGCATTTTCTCGACGCTCCACATCTCGATCTTCATGGCCCCCTTCGGCGGCGTGAAGGTGAAGTCGGCGGGCGTGGCTTTTGCGGCGAGGTCCCAGTGGTGGAACGTGACGCGGAGCCGGGGTTTCTCGGCGAAGGTCTTGAACGTGGCGACGAGCTTGCGCGGGAGGTGATCCTTCACGCCGATCCAGAGCTCGGCGTCCGCGTGGGGGCCCTGCAGCGACAGCCGGTCGCAGAGAACGCCGCCGATGCCGAGAAATCCTCCGCCAACGGTCGCGCGACCCAGCCAGGTGACCGTGGTCGCGTCCTTGCGGAGTTCGCGATAGGGATTGCTGAGCGCGAATTCGGCGAGCGGCGGCGTGAAGCCGAACTTCTCGTCGAGGCGGGCGATCAGCAGGTCCAGCGTGGCCGGCATGGGCACGACGGAATAGAAATTCGGGCGGGCTTCGAAAAGCGTGAGCGCGCGGCCGTCGGCGATGAACTCCCGCCGGCCACCCTTGCCCTCGGCGACGGCGGCAAAGCGGTCCGGGCGCTGCACGAGGATGGCGACGCGGGCCTTCAGCGGGCCGGAATCCAGACCGAGCAGCGCCCCGTCGATTTCTCGCGTGGCCGAGAAGCGGAACGTTTTCGCCGCCGCGAGCGTGTCCGACATTTGCCGGAGAATCTGGTCGCCGCTGGGCGAAGCGGCCTGGATGGGAAGAAACGGAACGACGAGGAGCCCGAGAAGGAGCAGTGGTCTCATGGAAGGGAGGGGACTTCGGTTAAGCGTAACTCGCGGCGGGCCGAAGTCCAGCGAGCGGCGGGAAATTCCGAGGGATTCTTGGAGGCCGGGCGGTCTAGCGTCGGTCGATCGTGATTTGCACGACCTTGGAGCGGCGGCCGAGCCGGTCCGCCGCGCGAAGAGAAATCGCGTTGCGCCCGGGGTGAAGGCGAACTTTTGCGGACCAGGATTCCCTGCCGGATGCGAGGCGCCAGGAACGTGAGCCCGAGGCAACCTGCACGCCGAGGATGCCGGCGGCGCTGCCGGCGCGACCGCGCAGGGTGACGACAGACGCGCTTGTGGAGCGGTGGCGCCTCCCGGCGACGCGAAGGGTCGTCGAGCGGGAAGGAATGGCCGACGCGAGCAGCGGCGTCATCTTCTGGAAAAGCTCCGTCGGGATGTGGTCGGGGTTCGACGCGTTCACGAAGATCACCACGGTCTCGTCGGCGACGAGGTTGTGCATCACGAGGCTCTGGTAGCCGAGAATGTCGGCGGTGTGGCCGATCCAGCCATCGATCCGGCCCAGGGCGAGGCCGTAGCGGTCGTAGAAGGGGCCGACACCGCTGGCGGAATCGACCATGCGCAGACGCTCGAGCTGGGCGCTGCGGCTAATGAGGGAGCCGCGGGCGAGCGAGCGTCCCCAAATGTGGATGTCGTCGAGCGTCGAGATCATGGCACCGGCGCCGGAGGAGCCAGAGGGCGAGCTTTCCGTGAGGTCGACGCGTCCCACATCGGCATCGAGGGTGGCGTAGCCGTGGGTGAAGGGGCTCGGAAGGAAAACGCCGGTGGGATAGCTCGTGTGGTCTAGACCGAGCGGGCGGATGAGATGGCGAGTGATCTCGGTGCGGAGGGGATTTCCGGTGACGCGCTCGATGACCATGCCGAGGAGCACGGTGTTGGTGTTCGAGTAGTGCCAGCCGTCGCCGGGCTTGAAGTAGGGCTTGTGCCGGTTCGCCACGGCGACGATCTGGCGGTCGGTCCAGGTCTTCGTCGGATGGAAGACGAAATCGATGATGAACGGCTGGTCCTCCGTGTAGTTGAAAATCCCGCTGGTCATGTTCGCAAGTTCGCGCAGGGTCGCGTCGCCGTTGCGCAGACCGGGCACGTATTTGTCGATCGGGTCGTCGAGGCTGAGTTTTCCTTCGTCCGCGAGCTGGAGAAGGCGCGTGACGGTGAAGGATTTTGTAATGCTGCCGATGCGCTGCGTGTTCGCCCGGGCCATCGGGGCGCCGGTCGCGATATCTGCGGTGCCGTGCCTGATCAGCGTGAAATCGCCCGCGGGACCCCAGATGCCGACGATGATGCCCGGCACGGTGCCCGACTGGACATACCCGTTGGCCAGGTCGCTGATCTTGTCCGTCGGGATCTTTGCCTGCGTCGGGATGACGCCCGCGAGAAGAAGCAGCAGGCCGGCGGTTGCGTGGAGCGGGGGTGGGAAGAAGGCGAATCCGTTCGGCATGGTGTCGATGTAGCACGATTCGCCCGATCGACAACCCCTCTCGATCGCCGAGGCCGAGCCGATCGTGCATGCAGGTCACCGCAAGCGCGCCGTCGCCCACGGCGAAGGCCACGCGCTTCGTCGTGCGACGGGAATCGACTCCCCGGGCGGAAATCGCTCGCCGCGCCGGGAGTTCGCCTTCACAGATAGTGGGGCATGCGCATCGTCTTTGCCTCCCTCGGCTCGCTGGGCGATCTGCACCCCCTGCTCGCACTGGCTCGTGCCGCCGCCGCGCGCGGACATGTGCCGGTGATCGCGGCATCGGTGGGCTTTCGCGGTTACGTGGAAGAGAATGGCTTCGGGTTTCACGCGATCCGCCCGGACTTTGCGTTCGAGCCGGGGCTCGTCGGTCACCTGTTTCATCCGCAACACGGGCCCGAGCGGCTCATGCGCGAACAGGTATTTCCCAATGTCCGGCAGACCTACGCCGATCTGCTCGCAGCCACCTCCGGCGCCGATCTGCTCGTCGTCGGCGAATTGCTCTACGTCGCGCCGCTCGTCGCTGCGGAACGCGGGATCCCCTGGGCGAATGCCATCCTTGCGCCAACGTCGTTTCTCTCCGCGTGGGACCCCTGCGTGCTCGCGCCGGTTCCCCAACTCTTCGTCCTGCGCCGGCTCGGGCGCTGGCCGTATCAACTGATCTTCGCGCTCGGGCGAATCGTCACCCGCCGGTGGAGCGCGCCGCTCGGCGCCTTCCGCGAGGAGCTCGGATTTGCCGCGGGCGCGAGCCCGGTCTTCGACGCCAAGCACTCGCCGTTGCTCACGCTTGCGCTTTTTCCGTCGTTTCTCGCCGCGCCGCAGCCCGACTGGCCGCCGCGCGTCGTGCAAACCGGCTTCCCGTTTTTCGAGCAGGCGATTCGGCCCGACGTCGCCGCGCGACTGGAGCGATTTCTGGCCGCGGGCGCCCCGCCCATCGTCTTCACGCTCGGGTCGAGCGTCGTGGAAATTGCGGAAAATTTCTACCAATGTGCGGCCGATACGGCCCGGCGGCTCGGGCGACGGGCGATCCTCCTCACCGGGCGAAATGCGGCGCCGGCGGAGCTCCCGGATTCGATCCTGGCGGTCGACTACGCGCCGCTCGATCGCGTGCTGCCGGCTGCCGCCGCCATGGTGCACCAGGGCGGCATCGGCACCTGCGGCGAGGCTCTGCGCTGGGGCGTGCCTTCGGTGGTGATCCCGTTTGGTTTCGACCAGCCGGACAATGCCGAGCGCCTGCGCCGTCTCGGCGTGGCCGCGGTGCTGCCGCGCGGGCGATTCTCGGCCGGTCGGCTCGAGGTCATGCTCCGGCGCGTGCTCGATGCGGCGCCGATGCGCGAGCGGGCGCGCGTCCTCGCCGCGCAGATCCACCCTGCGGCCGATCTGGAACGCTCGCTCGACGCGCTCGAGCGTCTCGTCGAAACTCCCCGCGTCCGCACGGCGGCGCTTTGAGTTTTTCATGACCGACGACATTTCCAATCCGCCCCGCCGCCGGCTCGGCGTCGAGGCCCTCCGGCAGGTCGCCGGCGTTTTTCGCTACCTCGCGCCGTATCGCGTGCGCTTCGCCGGGGCCATTCTCACGCTTCTCGTTTCCACGGTGGTCGGCCTGTCGTTCCCGTATCTCACCGGCCTGCTGCTCGATGCCGCCAGTGGCAAGGCCGAGAGGGGAGGCTGGACCGCCGACATCGACACGCTCGCGCTCGTGCTGCTCGGGACGCTCGCCGTGCAGGCGGTATTTTCGTTCTTCTCGACGTATTGGTTCTACGGGTGCGGCGAGAGCGCGACCGTCGATCTCCGGCGCGACATCTTCACGCGGCTGATCGGCCTGCCGATGAGCTTCTTTGCCCAGCGCCGCGTGGGCGAACTCTCGAGCCGCATGACGACCGATCTCACGCTGCTGCAGGACACGCTGACGATGACTGTCCCGCAATTCCTCCGGCAATGCCTGCTCATGACCGGCGGCATCACGCTCGTCGCCTGCACCTCGCTGCGGCTGACCGGCCTGATGATCTGCACGTTTCCCGTGCTCATTCTCGTGGCGATCCTGTTCGGTCGGCGCATTCGCGTGCACGCGCGGGAGGCGCAGGATCGCATGGCCGACAGCGTGACGGTGATCGAGGAGTCGCTGCAGGGCATCGCAAACGTGAAGGCGTTTGGCAACGAGCGCTTCGAACTGCGCCGTTACGCGGATGAGCTGGCCGCGTTCTTGCGCGTGATCCTGCGCACGGCGCGGCTGCGTGCCCTGATGGTGTCGTTCATCATCTTCGGCATCTTCGGCTCGATCGTGCTCGTCTTCTGGTATGGCGCGCATCTCATGCAGACCGGCGCGCTGACGTTCGGAGAGTTTACGCGGTTCATTCTCTACACGACGTTCGTCGGCGGATCGGTCGCGTCGTTTGCCGACGTGTTCAGTCACGTCCAGAAGACGCTCGGCGCCACGGAGCGCGTGCGCGAGCTGCTCGAGGAAACTCCGGAGATTGCGGCGACGGAGATTCTTCCCGCGTTCCCGCGAGTGACCGGGGATGTCGCCTTCGACGATGTGTCGTTCCGTTACCCAACGCGGCGGGAAACGCCCGTGCTGCGCCACCTCTCGCTCCACGCGCGGGCCGGCGAAAAGATTGCGCTGGTTGGGCCCAGCGGGGCGGGGAAGTCCACGATCGTCG is drawn from Chthoniobacterales bacterium and contains these coding sequences:
- a CDS encoding DUF2092 domain-containing protein, yielding MRPLLLLGLLVVPFLPIQAASPSGDQILRQMSDTLAAAKTFRFSATREIDGALLGLDSGPLKARVAILVQRPDRFAAVAEGKGGRREFIADGRALTLFEARPNFYSVVPMPATLDLLIARLDEKFGFTPPLAEFALSNPYRELRKDATTVTWLGRATVGGGFLGIGGVLCDRLSLQGPHADAELWIGVKDHLPRKLVATFKTFAEKPRLRVTFHHWDLAAKATPADFTFTPPKGAMKIEMWSVEKMRSATTR
- a CDS encoding helix-turn-helix transcriptional regulator, whose protein sequence is MELTAEDYEWLLQTVEAFHRAESVGDLSRELLARGERLNARGWVEADAEGRWIEGAPDHRRMAAWNGTLRLPAIGTGGEIVWRSEAGVALALGWVDPLTRWVGWWMTPVPEDGEALAQRLMPTLLTTYSRASGERRGEARGVDGAVGALTLREEEVSRWIAEGKTDMEIGQILGISERTVGKHRDNIFAKVGVTNRASLTRWLLGRTGRWE
- a CDS encoding glycosyltransferase, with product MRIVFASLGSLGDLHPLLALARAAAARGHVPVIAASVGFRGYVEENGFGFHAIRPDFAFEPGLVGHLFHPQHGPERLMREQVFPNVRQTYADLLAATSGADLLVVGELLYVAPLVAAERGIPWANAILAPTSFLSAWDPCVLAPVPQLFVLRRLGRWPYQLIFALGRIVTRRWSAPLGAFREELGFAAGASPVFDAKHSPLLTLALFPSFLAAPQPDWPPRVVQTGFPFFEQAIRPDVAARLERFLAAGAPPIVFTLGSSVVEIAENFYQCAADTARRLGRRAILLTGRNAAPAELPDSILAVDYAPLDRVLPAAAAMVHQGGIGTCGEALRWGVPSVVIPFGFDQPDNAERLRRLGVAAVLPRGRFSAGRLEVMLRRVLDAAPMRERARVLAAQIHPAADLERSLDALERLVETPRVRTAAL
- a CDS encoding ABC transporter transmembrane domain-containing protein, which codes for MTDDISNPPRRRLGVEALRQVAGVFRYLAPYRVRFAGAILTLLVSTVVGLSFPYLTGLLLDAASGKAERGGWTADIDTLALVLLGTLAVQAVFSFFSTYWFYGCGESATVDLRRDIFTRLIGLPMSFFAQRRVGELSSRMTTDLTLLQDTLTMTVPQFLRQCLLMTGGITLVACTSLRLTGLMICTFPVLILVAILFGRRIRVHAREAQDRMADSVTVIEESLQGIANVKAFGNERFELRRYADELAAFLRVILRTARLRALMVSFIIFGIFGSIVLVFWYGAHLMQTGALTFGEFTRFILYTTFVGGSVASFADVFSHVQKTLGATERVRELLEETPEIAATEILPAFPRVTGDVAFDDVSFRYPTRRETPVLRHLSLHARAGEKIALVGPSGAGKSTIVAILLRFYEPDTGAVRIDGRAAAEFSLPELRDQMAVVPQEVLLFGGSIEENIRYGRPGATREEVIAASKQAACHEFIEKFPEGYATLVGERGVKLSGGQRQRIAIARALLKDPAILILDEATSALDSESEHLIQQALGVLLEGRTAFIIAHRLSTIRKADRIYVIEDGTVLESGTHDELVAHDDGRYRRLAEMQFGRVE
- a CDS encoding serine hydrolase domain-containing protein; translation: MPNGFAFFPPPLHATAGLLLLLAGVIPTQAKIPTDKISDLANGYVQSGTVPGIIVGIWGPAGDFTLIRHGTADIATGAPMARANTQRIGSITKSFTVTRLLQLADEGKLSLDDPIDKYVPGLRNGDATLRELANMTSGIFNYTEDQPFIIDFVFHPTKTWTDRQIVAVANRHKPYFKPGDGWHYSNTNTVLLGMVIERVTGNPLRTEITRHLIRPLGLDHTSYPTGVFLPSPFTHGYATLDADVGRVDLTESSPSGSSGAGAMISTLDDIHIWGRSLARGSLISRSAQLERLRMVDSASGVGPFYDRYGLALGRIDGWIGHTADILGYQSLVMHNLVADETVVIFVNASNPDHIPTELFQKMTPLLASAIPSRSTTLRVAGRRHRSTSASVVTLRGRAGSAAGILGVQVASGSRSWRLASGRESWSAKVRLHPGRNAISLRAADRLGRRSKVVQITIDRR
- a CDS encoding fibronectin type III domain-containing protein; the protein is MASQRIPQTYSPLVSLAGDAADGAATHGPAIGLVENTAEAILADLEALAGRAGIPSLSGLPGNFEVMPVAGMQPLYLAAKSRKTVVTASLRTIESNARAFCAAAIDTLRPRLGERRNGDPEAFGLEAGALAIPAGIAPLLAEIHAHFLQNPSHENPDAGITAAHSAAWREALAEARKASNESNAACGQAKLARDTAQARLHERLGNLVVELGRLLAPDDSRWYAFGFDRPADGDRPGPIANLVLTPGSAGMVLADWDDARRADRYRVYRQTPHESAPIAVANAVLESEYTLTGLPSGLVVRISIVPVNEAGSGPESTPAEILVP